One genomic segment of Ipomoea triloba cultivar NCNSP0323 chromosome 9, ASM357664v1 includes these proteins:
- the LOC116030769 gene encoding aquaporin SIP1-2, translating into MGVIKAAIGDAVLTFMWVFSASTLGVGTSILAGLIGIDHPMAGLSVTTVLFFMLLFVFGVISDALGGASFNPTGIASFYAAGLGDDSLISAAVRFPAQAAGAVGGAMAILEVIPPHYKHMIMGPSLKVDVHTGAIAEGVLTFIMSFIVFLVIVKGPKSSFVKNWLLTIPTVVLVIAGSSYTGPSMNPANAFGWAYINNWHNTWEQFYVYWICPFIGAILAAWMFRAIFPPSVKPKKQPKAKKN; encoded by the exons ATGGGTGTGATTAAGGCAGCGATCGGCGATGCGGTGTTGACCTTTATGTGGGTGTTCTCCGCCTCCACGCTCGGCGTCGGCACTTCCATTCTCGCCGGGCTGATTGGAATTGACCATCCAATGGCCGGTCTCTCCGTCACCACCGTCCTTTTTTTCATGCTCCTCTTCGTTTTTGGTGTCATCAGTGACGCACTCGGTGGCGCCAGCTTTAACCCTACCGGTATTGCTTCCTTTTATGCTGCTGGCCTCGGCGATGACTCTCTCATCTCGGCCGCCGTCCGTTTTCCAGCTCAG GCTGCTGGTGCTGTTGGTGGTGCAATGGCGATTCTGGAAGTTATCCCTCCACATTACAAACACATGATTATGGGACCTTCTCTGAAGGTTGACGTTCACACCGGAGCCATTGCTGAGGGAGTCTTGACTTTCATAATGTCctttattgtttttcttgtcatCGTGAAGGGTCCTAAAAGTTCCTTTGTCAAGAATTGGTTGCTTACCATACCAACTGTTGTCCTAGTAATTGCTGGTTCTAGCTATACAGGACCTTCCATGAATCCTGCTAAT GCATTCGGCTGGGCTTACATAAATAACTGGCACAATACATGGGAGCAGTTTTATGTTTACTGGATTTGCCCCTTCATTGGAGCAATATTGGCGGCGTGGATGTTCCGAGCTATATTTCCACCGTCGGTGAAGCCAAAGAAGCAGCCAAAGGCGAAGAAGAACTAA
- the LOC116028627 gene encoding NAC domain-containing protein 87-like has translation METVPETASFDPLASHGGADTGQAAVVYLPPGFRFHPTDEEIIVDYLKKKVTDIAFSSVAIGEVDLNKCEPWDLPRKAKMMGKKEWFFFWQKDRKYPTGTRTNRATESGYWKATGKDKEIFQSGRGSSSSGSIVGMKKTLVFYKGRAPKGQKTNWIMHEYRLHGTQFYNTTREEWVVCRVFHKQTTGVVYMRRSPPRNDAVSRIDSISIADHLLQSPSKLPPLTDFPDYSDDKPPAPPLLPCNLTLQNPPSAVFYPPNPNSDTATAALKAESVSQDAAGVVSPDVTPTEISWELPDGGGALGGLYDDSMADLDRYYSFLNYY, from the exons ATGGAAACAGTCCCGGAAACTGCGAGTTTTGACCCGCTGGCGAGTCACGGAGGAGCAGACACAGGACAGGCGGCGGTGGTTTACCTTCCCCCGGGTTTCAGGTTTCATCCCACAGACGAAGAGATCATCGTTGATTATCTTAAGAAGAAAGTCACGGACATCGCGTTCAGCTCCGTGGCCATTGGAGAGGTCGATCTCAACAAATGCGAGCCTTGGGATTTACCCA GGAAAGCTAAGATGATGGGGAAGAAGGAATGGTTCTTCTTTTGGCAGAAGGACAGGAAGTATCCGACGGGGACGAGGACGAACCGGGCCACGGAGTCCGGTTACTGGAAGGCCACCGGAAAAGATAAGGAGATTTTCCAGTCCGGCAGAGGGAGTAGTAGTAGTGGTAGTATTGTTGGGATGAAGAAAACCCTTGTTTTCTACAAAGGCAGAGCTCCCAAAGGACAGAAAACCAATTGGATCATGCATGAATATAGACTCCATGGCACCCAATTTTACAACACAACAAGG GAAGAATGGGTTGTATGCAGAGTGTTTCACAAGCAGACCACAGGAGTTGTGTACATGAGAAGAAGTCCGCCTCGCAACGACGCCGTATCAAGGATCGACTCCATCTCCATCGCTGATCACCTACTTCAAAGCCCTTCAAAGCTCCCACCTCTAACCGATTTCCCAGATTACTCCGACGACAAACCGCCGGCGCCGCCTCTTCTTCCCTGCAATCTCACCCTCCAGAATCCGCCCTCCGCCGTCTTCTACCCTCCAAACCCTAACTCCGACACCGCCACGGCGGCGCTGAAGGCGGAGAGCGTTTCTCAGGACGCCGCCGGCGTGGTCAGCCCTGACGTCACGCCCACGGAGATATCGTGGGAGCTGCCGGACGGCGGCGGGGCTCTCGGCGGTCTGTACGATGATAGCATGGCCGATCTCGATCGTTATTATTCGTTTTTGAATTACTACTGA
- the LOC116028491 gene encoding ricin B-like lectin R40G3, whose translation MAEFPFGHHHHHHRHHGGEDEPPPEVSYVHHTSHVSSGEPYPPPGVGYVHHHESYSGVYPPPPAAGYPEPYDGAYPPPPAVHHHEPYGEPYPPPPVVHHPESYGQPYPPPPTVHHFSHVEASYQESHHRPAGIDNRPTVRVFCRAETNHSLSIRNGEVILARTDPSDPYQHWIKDEKFSTKVKDEEGLPCFSLVNKVTGEAIKHSIGATHPVRLIPYNPDYLDESILWTESKETGDGYKAIRMVNNIRLNMDALHGDPDHGGVHDGTTIVLWEWAKGHNQQWKIVPY comes from the exons ATGGCGGAGTTTCCTTTcggccaccaccaccaccaccaccgtcaCCACGGCGGCGAAGACGAGCCCCCACCGGAGGTCAGCTATGTCCACCACACTTCCCATGTAAGCAGCGGTGAGCCATACCCACCGCCGGGAGTCGGATACGTCCATCACCATGAATCATACAGCGGGGTTTATCCGCCACCGCCGGCCGCCGGCTACCCTGAACCCTACGACGGAGCTTATCCTCCGCCACCAGCCGTCCACCACCATGAACCGTACGGCGAGCCGTATCCTCCGCCACCAGTCGTCCACCACCCTGAATCGTACGGCCAGCCTTATCCTCCGCCACCAACCGTTCACCACTTCTCTCACGTTGAGGCTTCCTACCAGGAATCGCATCACCGCCCCGCCGGGATCGATAATAGGCCAACTGTTCGTGTTTTCTGCAGGGCGGAAACTAATCACTCGCTCTCAATCCGCAATGGAGAGGTCATTCTGGCCCGTACAGATCCCTCCGATCCATATCAA CACTGGATCAAAGACGAGAAGTTTAGCACCAAAGTTAAGGATGAAGAGGGACTTCCTTGCTTTTCTCTGGTGAATAAAGTTACAGGGGAAGCCATTAAGCACTCAATTGGCGCCACTCACCCG gtGCGACTCATTCCATACAATCCCGACTATCTTGATGAATCAATATTGTGGACGGAAAGCAAGGAGACAGGTGATGGGTATAAAGCAATCAGAATGGTTAACAACATTCGCCTCAATATGGATGCATTGCATGGTGATCCAGATCATGGGGGTGTCCATGATGGGACTACCATTGTTCTATGGGAATGGGCAAAAGGACACAACCAGCAATGGAAGATCGTTCCCTATTAA